Within the Beduinella massiliensis genome, the region GCGCGCGCCTGTGAGCGGGAGGGAAGCCTTGACACCGCGATGCGCAGCGTCGAATTCAACGATTTTGCAGCGCTGGTTGCCTTCGCGCCGGGCATTCATACGGTGCTGTGCAACGGCGCGGCGGCGCACGCGCTCTTTTTGAAGTCGGGGTTTGCGCAGGGGAAAGGCCTTTGTGTGTACAAAATGCCGTCCACGAGCCCGGCCTATACGCGCCCGTTTGAAGAAAAACGCGCTGCGTGGCAAAGGCTGCGCAGCGCGGCGGAGGAGGAAATGCCATGAACATGGTCGAGATCATCCTGAAGAAGAAGCGCGCGGAGGCGCTTTCCCGCGAGGAGATCCGTTACTTCGTGCGGGGCGCGGCGGACGGTTCCCTGCCGGATTACCAGCTTTCCGCGCTGATGATGGCCATCTGCTTTGCCGGCATGACGCCGCAGGAGACGGCTGACCTCACGATGGAGATGATGCACTCCGGCGACGTGGCGGATCTTCGCAGCGTGGGCGGTGTGTGCGTGGACAAGCACTCCACCGGCGGCGTGGGAGACACGACGACGCTGGTGCTCGCGCCGCTTGCGGCCGCCTGCGGGGCGAAGGTCGCCAAGATGTCCGGGCGGGGGCTGGGGCACACCGGCGGCACGCTGGACAAGCTGGAGAGCATTCCCGGCTGCACGATCGCGCTCTCGGAGCAGGATTTCCTGCGCCAGGTACGGGACATCGGCTGCGCGGTCATCGGGCAGACGGCCGACCTCGCGCCCGCGGACAAACGCCTGTACGCGCTGCGCGATGTGACGGGCACGGTGGACTGCATCCCGCTCATCGCGTCCAGCATCCTTTCCAAGAAGCTGGCGGCGGGCTCGGACGCGATCGTGCTGGACGTGAAGACCGGCAGCGGCGCGCTCATGCAGACGCTTGACGAGAGCATCGACCTGGCGCAGGCCATGGTGCGCATCGGGGAATTGGCGGGCAAGCCCACGCTGGCGATGGTGACGGGCATGGACCAGCCGCTGGGCACCCACGTGGGCAACGCGCTGGAGGTGCGGGAGGCGATCGAGATTCTCGCGGGCAGCGCGGACGAAAAGAGCGCCGATCTGCGCGAGGTATCGCTGACGCTGGGCGGGCAGATGCTGCTCGCGGCGGGCCTTGCAGATTCGCTGGAAGCGGCGAAGAAGAAGATGCGCGCGGCGCTCGAGAGCGGCGCGGGCCTTCAAAAGTTCAGGGAGATGATCGCGGCACAGGGCGGCGATGCGCGCGTCGCGGACGACGTGGGGCTGCTGCCGCGGGCAAAGCTCGTGACGGCCGTGCCCGCGGCGCGGGACGGCTACGTCGCCGCGCTGGACACGACGGCCATCGGCTACGTGGCGCAGGGGCTCGGTGCGGGCCGGGCGCGCAAGGACGACACGATCGATCCTGCGGTCGGCCTGGTCATGGACGTGCGCATCGGTGATTTCGTTCGCGCGGGCGAGCCGATCTGCCACATTCACGCGAACGCCGCGGCGCGCGCGGACGCCGCGGCTAAGCGCATGCAGGAGATCGTTCTCCTGTCGGACGAGGAGCCCGTGAGGCCGCCGCTCATCTATGCGACGGTGACGCCGGAAGGCGTCGTGTGAGACAATTTTATCTATAACGGCGCGCCTTGCTTTTGAGAGAAGCAAGGCGCGCATTCTTGCGTTTGCGGGATTTCGGTTTGCCCGCGTAGCGCAGGATTTTTTATTTTCTGGTTTTCTCTTGACAAACAAGACTGTAATTATTATAATTACTGTTACAAGCGAGATTACAGAATGGAGCGCGATGTATGAAACGGAAGAGCATATTGTTGTTGATGGGGCTTGCGGCGGTGAGCATGCTGCTGACGGCGTGCGCAAAGCCCGACGCGGGGAAGCCAGACGGAATGGAAACAAGCGGCGGGGCTTACCAGAAGATCGATCCCGCCGAGGCAAAGCGCATGATCGATGCGGGCGGCGTGACGGTGGTGGACGTGCGCAGGACGGACGAATACGAGGACGGCCACGTGCCGGGCGCAATCAACATCCCCAACGAAGACATTGCGGATCAAATGCCGGCGGCGCTGCCGGATGCCGGGGCGACGCTGATCGTCTACTGCCGGTCGGGCGTGCGCAGCAAACAGGCCTCTGACAAGCTGGTGCGGATGGGGTATCGGCGCGTGTACGACATGGGAGGCATCCTCGATTGGACGTATGATACGGTGACAGGCGTCGAACCGGGCGCAAACGCGGCTGAATAAGGATGACAGGGCATACGAGAAAGGACAGGGATGGGCTATGAAAAGGAACGAATACGACGCGATCATCATTGGGTTTGGCAAGGGCGGCAAGACGCTGGCCGCAAAGCTCGGCGCGAGCGGGAAAAAGGTGGCCCTGGCGGAGATGGATTCCGACATGTACGGCGGCACCTGCATCAACGTGGGGTGCATTCCCTCCAAGTCGTTGATTACGAGCGCGGCGAAGACGGATCCGCACGCGCCTGAGGCGGAGAAAGCGGCGGCTTTTCGGCGGGCGGTCGAAGAAAAACGGCGGCTGACGGCGATGCTGCGCAAAAAGAACTACGACAAGCTGGAACGTATG harbors:
- a CDS encoding thymidine phosphorylase, which translates into the protein MNMVEIILKKKRAEALSREEIRYFVRGAADGSLPDYQLSALMMAICFAGMTPQETADLTMEMMHSGDVADLRSVGGVCVDKHSTGGVGDTTTLVLAPLAAACGAKVAKMSGRGLGHTGGTLDKLESIPGCTIALSEQDFLRQVRDIGCAVIGQTADLAPADKRLYALRDVTGTVDCIPLIASSILSKKLAAGSDAIVLDVKTGSGALMQTLDESIDLAQAMVRIGELAGKPTLAMVTGMDQPLGTHVGNALEVREAIEILAGSADEKSADLREVSLTLGGQMLLAAGLADSLEAAKKKMRAALESGAGLQKFREMIAAQGGDARVADDVGLLPRAKLVTAVPAARDGYVAALDTTAIGYVAQGLGAGRARKDDTIDPAVGLVMDVRIGDFVRAGEPICHIHANAAARADAAAKRMQEIVLLSDEEPVRPPLIYATVTPEGVV
- a CDS encoding rhodanese-like domain-containing protein, producing MKRKSILLLMGLAAVSMLLTACAKPDAGKPDGMETSGGAYQKIDPAEAKRMIDAGGVTVVDVRRTDEYEDGHVPGAINIPNEDIADQMPAALPDAGATLIVYCRSGVRSKQASDKLVRMGYRRVYDMGGILDWTYDTVTGVEPGANAAE
- a CDS encoding DNA-deoxyinosine glycosylase — its product is MPRCESFPFVANGDARVLVLGSMPGIASLRAGQYYAHPRNAFWPIVFSLWNEELDSDYARRLAFARAHRIALWDAARACEREGSLDTAMRSVEFNDFAALVAFAPGIHTVLCNGAAAHALFLKSGFAQGKGLCVYKMPSTSPAYTRPFEEKRAAWQRLRSAAEEEMP